From the genome of Pseudomonas sihuiensis:
CACGATCTGGCCCCGGAAGATGTCGGTAGTACGCTTGACCTCGGCACGCTGAGCGCCAGTGGCCTTGATCTTGACCAGCATCAGCTCGCGCTCGATGTGGGCGCTTTCCGACAGGTTGACCAGCTTGACTACCTCGACCAGTTTGTTGAGGTTCTTGGTGATCTGCTCGATCACCTCATCCTGTCCAACGGTGGTGAGGGTCAGGCGCGACAGCGTCGGATCTTCGGTTGGCGCAACGGTGAGGCTTTCGATGTTGTAGTTACGCTGGGAGAACAGACCAACCACGCGCGACAGGGCGCCCGGCTCGTTTTCCAGCAGCAGGGAAATGATGTGTCGCATCTTAGGTCCGCTCCGTCTTGCTCAGCCACATGTCACGCATCGCACCGTCTCTGATCTGCATCGGATAGACGTGCTCGCTGGAATCCACCGCGATGTCGAGGAACACCAGGCGATTCTTCAAGGCAAAGGCTTCCTCCAGCTTGGGCTTGAGGTCCTTCAGCGAAGTGATGCGCATACCGACATGGCCATAAGCCTCGGCCAGTTTGACGAAGTCCGGCAGCGACTCCATGTAGGAGTGCGAATAACGGCTGTTGTACTGCATGTCCTGCCATTGGCGGACCATGCCGAGGGTACCGTTGTTCAGGTTGACGATCTTCACCGGCAGGTCGTACTGCAGGCAGGTCGACAGCTCCTGGATGTTCATCTGGATGCTGCCCTCACCGGTGACGCATGCCACATCGGCTTCCGGGAAGTTCAGCTTGATGCCCATTGCGGCCGGGAAACCGAAGCCCATGGTGCCCAGGCCACCGGAGTTGATCCAGCGGTTGGGCTTGTTGAAACGGTAATACTGCGCAGCGAACATCTGATGCTGACCGACATCGGAGGTGATGAAGGCATCGCCCTTGGTCACGTCACACAGGGTTTCGATCACGGTCTGCGGCTTGATGATCGAACCGTCGCCCTCGTTGTAAGGGAACAGACGGCCGCTACCACGCCACTCTTCGATCTGCTTCCACCAGCTGGCAACGGTGTCCTTGTTCGGGGTTTCGCCGATTTCCTTGAGGATGGCGACCATCTCGGTCAATACGCTGTCCACCGGGCCAACGATCGGGATGTCAGCCTTGATGGTCTTGGAGATCGAAGCCGGGTCGATGTCGATATGAATGATCTTGGCGTTCGGGCAGAACTTCGCCGCGCCGTTGATCACGCGGTCATCGAAGCGCGCACCGACAGCCAGGATCACGTCGGCATGGTGCATCGCCAGGTTGGCGGTGTAGCTGCCGTGCATACCGAGCATGCCGATGAACTGGCGATCGGTACCCGGATAGCCACCGAGGCCCATCAAGGTGTTGGTCACCGGCAGGTTGAGCATCTGCGCCAGCTCGGTCAGCGGC
Proteins encoded in this window:
- the ilvN gene encoding acetolactate synthase small subunit, whose protein sequence is MRHIISLLLENEPGALSRVVGLFSQRNYNIESLTVAPTEDPTLSRLTLTTVGQDEVIEQITKNLNKLVEVVKLVNLSESAHIERELMLVKIKATGAQRAEVKRTTDIFRGQIVDVTSSVYTVQLTGTSDKLDSFIQAVGTASILETVRSGVTGIARGDKVLSI
- a CDS encoding acetolactate synthase 3 large subunit; its protein translation is MELLSGAEMVVRFLRDEGVKHIYGYPGGALLHIYDALFKEPEVTHILVRHEQAATHMADGYARATGKAGVVLVTSGPGATNAITGIATAYMDSIPMVVISGQVPSAMVGTDAFQETDMVGISRPIVKHSFIIKHPSEIPEVLKKAFYLAESGRPGPVVVDIPKDMGDPTQKFEYVYPKKVKLRSYSPAVRGHSGQIRKAAEMLLAAKRPVMYSGGGVIMGGASAPLTELAQMLNLPVTNTLMGLGGYPGTDRQFIGMLGMHGSYTANLAMHHADVILAVGARFDDRVINGAAKFCPNAKIIHIDIDPASISKTIKADIPIVGPVDSVLTEMVAILKEIGETPNKDTVASWWKQIEEWRGSGRLFPYNEGDGSIIKPQTVIETLCDVTKGDAFITSDVGQHQMFAAQYYRFNKPNRWINSGGLGTMGFGFPAAMGIKLNFPEADVACVTGEGSIQMNIQELSTCLQYDLPVKIVNLNNGTLGMVRQWQDMQYNSRYSHSYMESLPDFVKLAEAYGHVGMRITSLKDLKPKLEEAFALKNRLVFLDIAVDSSEHVYPMQIRDGAMRDMWLSKTERT